A genome region from Staphylococcus capitis subsp. capitis includes the following:
- a CDS encoding ATP-binding cassette domain-containing protein — protein sequence MLLKVENLTYEADKRTILNNINLNIEKGDTIAVIGPSGSGKSTLFKQLNNLISPTEGELYLDGKNYNDYSPEELRSRVSYLMQQSGLIGSTIEHNMKFPCEARGDKFDREKAKQLIKQVGLGDYDLDAEIEHMSGGERQRITIARQLMYEPEVLLLDESISALDTKNKENIENIIFDLAKKGVAILWITHSDDQSMRHFKRRITITDGKITKDEELNSDE from the coding sequence TTGCTATTAAAAGTTGAGAATCTTACATATGAAGCGGATAAACGTACAATATTAAACAACATCAATTTAAATATTGAAAAAGGGGATACCATAGCAGTTATAGGTCCATCTGGAAGCGGAAAGAGCACCTTATTTAAGCAACTTAATAATTTAATTAGTCCTACTGAAGGTGAGCTATATCTAGATGGCAAAAATTACAATGACTATTCGCCAGAAGAATTAAGATCACGTGTAAGTTATCTTATGCAACAAAGTGGCTTAATAGGTTCAACGATTGAACATAATATGAAATTCCCTTGTGAGGCAAGAGGGGATAAGTTTGATAGGGAAAAAGCAAAACAACTTATTAAACAAGTCGGACTAGGAGATTATGACTTAGATGCTGAAATTGAACATATGTCTGGTGGGGAACGTCAAAGAATTACGATTGCGCGTCAATTGATGTATGAGCCAGAAGTGTTACTATTGGATGAATCGATAAGTGCACTAGATACTAAGAACAAAGAAAATATTGAAAATATTATCTTTGATTTAGCTAAAAAAGGCGTAGCCATTCTTTGGATTACTCATAGTGATGATCAGAGTATGAGACATTTTAAAAGAAGAATCACCATTACTGACGGTAAAATCACTAAGGACGAGGAGTTGAATAGTGATGAGTAA
- the lnsB gene encoding CPBP family lipoprotein N-acylation protein LnsB has protein sequence MNRETQSIEKKRHIPLWNTKKVVKKDILLIPAYIFFQSIIPIIVVFGTLGITAMITQHAPPAWFYNLSLSISFVLAQGLVLMLFFALHKFYIASVASRQFKNAKKYVRQILIVVMITFVLMLLIEWFVQWLPASLRFSATQYERRVEGLFLHPIALCFTFISMVILRPMIEQLIYRHIIIHELGKKWNKKIMIVISIVIESIVHTYDMASIFEIIPYLLIASGATYLYIRTGQNLAVAYLYQVGVQCFIFLEILSKVYIF, from the coding sequence ATGAATAGAGAGACACAATCAATAGAGAAAAAACGACATATCCCTTTATGGAACACTAAAAAGGTTGTTAAAAAAGACATTCTACTTATACCAGCATACATATTTTTTCAAAGTATAATACCTATCATCGTTGTTTTTGGAACACTAGGTATTACTGCAATGATTACACAGCATGCACCACCTGCCTGGTTTTACAACCTTTCATTAAGTATAAGCTTTGTTCTGGCACAAGGTTTAGTGCTCATGCTGTTTTTTGCCTTACATAAGTTTTATATTGCCAGTGTCGCAAGTAGACAGTTTAAAAACGCTAAAAAGTATGTACGTCAAATACTTATTGTAGTTATGATTACATTTGTGCTAATGTTACTTATTGAGTGGTTTGTTCAGTGGCTACCTGCCTCATTAAGATTTAGTGCAACACAATATGAACGTCGAGTAGAAGGATTATTTCTACACCCAATCGCCTTATGCTTTACGTTTATATCAATGGTAATTTTACGCCCTATGATTGAACAACTTATCTATAGACACATCATTATTCATGAGTTAGGTAAGAAATGGAATAAGAAAATAATGATTGTGATATCAATTGTTATCGAATCTATAGTACATACGTATGACATGGCTTCTATTTTCGAAATAATTCCGTATTTACTTATTGCGAGTGGTGCAACTTATTTATACATTAGAACAGGTCAAAATTTAGCAGTAGCCTATCTTTACCAAGTAGGTGTGCAATGCTTCATATTTTTAGAGATATTGAGTAAAGTGTATATCTTTTAA
- a CDS encoding M42 family metallopeptidase, giving the protein MSDSKELLKSLTDVNGIAGHEKNVKSLMKDYLTPVSDDIVEDNLGGIFGKKRAQNGSKSLMISGHLDEIGFIVTQIDKDGYIYFTPIGGWWNQVMLSQKVTITTENGKEIRGIIGSKPPHALSQEERKKTVEIKHMYIDIGVANKEEAEAAGIELGNMITPYSEFETLANDKYLTAKAFDNRYGCALAIDVLNRLKDDSIDINLFAGATVQEEVGLRGAKVAANLIKPDLAIAVDVGVAYDVPGMTSEKNQGNLGDGPLVIMMDATSIAHDGFRKHIKEVAEAHHIPVQWATTPGGGTDAGSIHVANEGIPTITIGVPLRYMHSNVSVMHTDDYENSVQLITEIVRSLNDDSYQSLMW; this is encoded by the coding sequence ATGTCTGACTCAAAGGAACTACTTAAATCATTAACAGACGTTAACGGCATTGCTGGACATGAAAAAAATGTTAAATCACTAATGAAAGATTACTTAACCCCTGTAAGTGATGATATCGTCGAAGATAATTTGGGAGGCATTTTCGGGAAAAAGCGTGCCCAAAATGGTTCAAAATCATTAATGATTTCAGGTCATCTTGATGAAATCGGATTTATCGTGACTCAAATCGATAAAGACGGCTATATTTATTTCACACCTATCGGGGGCTGGTGGAACCAAGTGATGTTATCTCAGAAAGTAACAATCACTACTGAAAATGGTAAAGAAATTAGAGGTATTATTGGTTCAAAACCTCCTCATGCACTCTCACAGGAAGAACGTAAGAAAACAGTTGAAATTAAGCATATGTATATTGATATAGGTGTAGCAAACAAAGAAGAAGCTGAAGCTGCGGGAATAGAGCTTGGAAATATGATTACACCTTATAGTGAATTTGAAACACTTGCAAATGATAAATATTTAACTGCGAAGGCGTTTGATAATCGGTATGGTTGCGCATTAGCTATTGATGTCCTCAACCGTTTAAAAGATGACAGTATTGATATCAACTTATTCGCTGGTGCCACAGTTCAAGAAGAAGTCGGGTTACGTGGTGCTAAAGTCGCAGCTAATCTTATCAAACCAGATCTTGCAATAGCAGTAGATGTCGGCGTGGCATATGATGTTCCAGGTATGACTAGTGAGAAGAATCAAGGCAACTTAGGTGATGGCCCTCTTGTTATCATGATGGATGCTACAAGTATTGCACATGATGGTTTCCGTAAACATATTAAAGAGGTTGCAGAAGCTCATCATATTCCTGTTCAATGGGCTACAACTCCTGGAGGCGGTACTGATGCTGGTAGCATTCATGTAGCCAATGAAGGAATTCCGACAATCACTATTGGTGTACCATTAAGATATATGCATTCTAATGTTTCAGTCATGCACACAGATGATTATGAAAATTCTGTTCAACTGATTACTGAGATCGTACGCTCGTTAAATGACGACAGCTATCAATCATTAATGTGGTAA
- the fetB gene encoding iron export ABC transporter permease subunit FetB, with protein MSNTALCLTALLLLIPIFISYKEGLHIIKDLVVATIRAAIQLLILGFLLHYIFKINEKWLLMLCVLVIIINASWNTISRASPVMHHVFWISFVAIFIGTALPLAGTLATGAIKFTANEVIPIGGMLANNGLIAINLAYQNLDRSFVQDISGIESKLTLSATPKMASKSSIRESIRLAIVPTIDSVKTYGLVSIPGMMTGLIIGGVPPLQAIKFQLLVVFIHTTATIMSALIATYMSYGQFFNARHQLIARNSDVVGDE; from the coding sequence ATGAGTAATACAGCATTATGTTTAACAGCACTACTATTATTGATTCCAATCTTTATTTCATATAAAGAAGGTTTACATATCATTAAAGATTTAGTAGTGGCAACGATACGAGCTGCAATACAATTACTTATTTTAGGATTCTTGCTACATTACATTTTTAAAATTAATGAAAAATGGCTACTCATGCTATGTGTGTTAGTGATTATTATTAATGCATCATGGAATACTATAAGTCGTGCTTCACCAGTGATGCATCATGTATTTTGGATTTCATTCGTAGCTATATTTATCGGTACAGCATTACCATTAGCAGGCACTTTAGCTACAGGAGCGATTAAATTTACTGCGAATGAAGTTATTCCAATTGGCGGGATGTTGGCGAATAATGGCTTGATTGCCATTAACTTAGCTTATCAAAACTTAGATCGGTCATTTGTTCAGGACATTTCAGGTATTGAATCTAAATTAACGCTATCAGCAACTCCGAAGATGGCATCAAAGTCTTCTATTAGAGAGAGTATCCGTTTGGCCATTGTACCAACTATTGACTCTGTGAAAACGTATGGACTTGTATCTATTCCTGGGATGATGACTGGCTTAATTATTGGTGGGGTGCCTCCATTACAAGCCATTAAATTCCAATTATTAGTAGTCTTTATTCATACGACAGCAACGATTATGTCTGCATTAATTGCAACTTACATGAGTTATGGCCAATTCTTCAACGCTAGACATCAGTTGATAGCGCGAAACTCAGATGTAGTAGGGGACGAATAA
- a CDS encoding carboxylesterase family protein yields MVKVNINEGTVIGTSDGHIDTFLGIPYAQSFNSKTRFQHSQLYNIVDDFIDAKKAKPIPPQPYNSLEDFFSNGVQTFETFKQDENCLYLNIWRASNTKNLKPVVIYFYGGGFTQGHGTADLYNPYHLVEQEDIIVITFNYRLGALGYLDWSYFNNHYDYNNGMSDQINLLKWVHHHIAYFGGNPQNITLMGQSAGSMSIMALMQIPELDQYYHKVMLLSGTLHSDSPLTANKKAQQFESLVHVHYSDKSIESLTSNEILDLMRLHKVERGPSRSLDLIYQPILSPEMTRSVTAFSKPVFVGFTNSEGDIYIENDSRKLSPFRFKEIMRLFDIPILEDVQNAQQQREVITTSYFKNMALNFLQSTHSQHKWLARFDWCKPKSIHFKSAYHILDMIFWFGNLNILSANNYKYTQLDIQLSHDMMADLGHFVRYNRMPWSKYHKNTEYFHIYK; encoded by the coding sequence ATGGTTAAAGTAAATATCAATGAAGGAACGGTTATTGGAACAAGTGACGGTCATATCGATACGTTTCTAGGTATACCTTATGCCCAATCATTTAATTCTAAGACACGTTTTCAACATTCACAGTTATACAACATTGTCGATGACTTTATTGATGCTAAGAAAGCTAAACCTATTCCTCCCCAACCTTATAATTCACTTGAAGATTTCTTCTCAAATGGTGTTCAGACGTTTGAAACTTTTAAACAAGATGAGAATTGTCTTTATCTTAATATTTGGCGAGCAAGTAATACCAAAAATTTAAAACCCGTGGTTATTTATTTCTATGGAGGAGGATTTACTCAAGGGCACGGAACAGCAGATTTATACAATCCCTATCATCTCGTAGAACAAGAAGATATTATTGTTATTACCTTCAATTATCGTTTAGGTGCTTTAGGTTATTTAGACTGGTCTTATTTCAATAATCATTATGATTACAATAATGGTATGTCTGATCAAATCAACCTTTTAAAATGGGTACACCATCATATTGCCTACTTTGGTGGTAATCCTCAAAACATAACGTTGATGGGTCAATCTGCGGGAAGTATGAGCATAATGGCACTCATGCAAATACCAGAATTAGACCAGTATTATCACAAAGTGATGTTGCTCAGTGGCACATTACACAGTGATTCTCCTCTAACTGCAAATAAGAAGGCGCAACAATTTGAATCGTTAGTTCACGTGCATTATTCTGATAAATCAATTGAATCATTAACTAGTAATGAAATTTTAGATTTAATGAGATTACATAAAGTAGAACGAGGGCCATCGAGAAGTCTTGATTTGATTTATCAACCTATCCTAAGCCCTGAAATGACACGATCTGTAACTGCATTTTCAAAACCAGTATTCGTTGGTTTCACGAATTCTGAGGGAGATATTTATATAGAGAATGATTCACGGAAACTGTCACCATTCCGCTTTAAAGAAATCATGCGCTTATTCGATATTCCCATTTTAGAAGATGTTCAAAATGCACAACAACAAAGAGAAGTAATAACGACATCTTATTTTAAAAATATGGCATTGAACTTTCTACAATCTACACATTCTCAACATAAATGGTTAGCACGTTTCGACTGGTGTAAACCTAAAAGCATTCATTTTAAATCTGCTTACCATATTCTCGATATGATATTTTGGTTTGGCAACTTAAATATTTTATCAGCAAATAACTATAAATATACGCAATTAGATATTCAATTAAGTCATGACATGATGGCAGATTTAGGTCACTTTGTAAGATACAATAGAATGCCTTGGTCTAAATACCATAAAAATACTGAATACTTTCATATATATAAATAA
- a CDS encoding CPBP family intramembrane glutamic endopeptidase yields the protein MSNESHEIHQQTNTPVMNEFDSKKIVKRDFWLISIYILNLTAIPIICGIIGAYIGYAIVGNMSKKIFEDYYMNAATIGSVIGAFILLIVFYLMHKNNIKPIAISRFKALKKHIILIIGSIIMIYVFESFYQILMQFLPEKFQFNDTENNKDIAKMFTHGWLVPFLFLDIVILTPFVEELIFRHLIIHELGKKLTYGLMYIVSILIFASLHCVGAKSPFEIGPYIIIASMIVFVYHKTGRNLAATITMHTINNAVSFLIMVMGL from the coding sequence ATGAGCAACGAATCACATGAAATACATCAACAAACAAATACACCAGTTATGAACGAATTTGATTCGAAGAAAATAGTGAAGAGAGACTTCTGGTTAATTTCAATTTATATATTAAACTTAACAGCGATACCTATTATATGTGGAATTATTGGTGCCTACATTGGTTATGCAATAGTAGGTAACATGTCAAAGAAAATATTTGAAGATTATTATATGAATGCTGCAACCATTGGAAGTGTAATTGGAGCATTCATTTTACTAATTGTGTTTTATCTTATGCATAAAAACAACATTAAACCTATAGCTATATCACGATTCAAAGCACTTAAGAAACATATTATATTAATTATAGGATCTATCATCATGATTTATGTATTTGAATCTTTTTATCAGATTTTAATGCAGTTTTTACCGGAAAAGTTTCAATTTAATGATACTGAAAATAATAAAGATATAGCGAAAATGTTTACACATGGATGGTTAGTGCCATTTCTTTTTTTAGATATTGTTATACTCACACCTTTTGTTGAAGAGCTAATATTTAGACATTTGATTATTCATGAATTAGGTAAAAAATTAACTTACGGGCTCATGTATATAGTCTCGATACTTATATTTGCTAGCTTACATTGTGTGGGTGCTAAATCACCATTTGAAATAGGCCCCTATATTATCATCGCGTCCATGATCGTTTTTGTTTATCACAAAACTGGTAGAAATTTAGCAGCTACCATTACGATGCATACTATAAACAATGCTGTTTCATTTCTAATAATGGTAATGGGTTTATAA
- a CDS encoding MFS transporter: protein MSIVRIATFILSVFIVGMVEMMVAGIMNLMSHDLNVSEAVIGQLVTMYALTFAICGPILVKLTNRFAVRPVLLWTLFTFIIGNGIIAIAPNFTILVIGRILSSAAASLIIVKVLALTAMLTKPKNRGKMIGVVYTGFSGANVFGVPIGTMIGDWVGWRFTFLFIMAVSVLVGILMIIYLPKESELAHANRSNHSSDHDSEIPSRILRPMEIVKYLIITFLVLVANSVTFVYINPLILSKRHELSFVSLALLINGVAGVIGTSLGGVFADKITSKCWLMISVSIFIIMMLVLNQLLAGTVILLIGLFVWNIMQWSTNPAIQSGIIEHVEGDTSQVMSWNMSCLNAGIGFGGIVGGLVISHINVQTITYTSAIIGLLGLIVVLTLKNIHYAKN from the coding sequence ATGTCTATCGTGCGTATTGCCACTTTTATATTGAGTGTGTTTATCGTGGGAATGGTGGAGATGATGGTAGCTGGTATTATGAATTTAATGAGTCATGATCTTAATGTTTCCGAAGCGGTTATAGGTCAGCTGGTTACAATGTACGCATTAACATTTGCAATTTGTGGTCCGATTTTAGTTAAATTAACGAATCGATTTGCTGTACGACCTGTTTTATTATGGACGTTATTCACCTTTATCATTGGTAACGGAATCATCGCAATTGCACCGAATTTCACGATTTTAGTTATAGGACGTATACTATCGTCAGCTGCAGCATCACTAATCATTGTTAAGGTCTTAGCCCTAACTGCAATGTTAACGAAACCGAAGAATAGAGGTAAGATGATAGGTGTTGTGTATACAGGATTTAGTGGTGCTAACGTATTTGGTGTCCCTATTGGAACAATGATAGGTGATTGGGTTGGTTGGCGCTTTACATTTCTATTTATTATGGCAGTTAGTGTTTTAGTAGGTATATTGATGATTATCTATCTTCCTAAAGAAAGCGAATTAGCACATGCCAATCGTTCTAATCATTCATCGGACCATGATTCCGAAATACCTTCACGTATCTTACGTCCTATGGAAATCGTAAAATACTTGATTATCACTTTCTTAGTTTTAGTAGCAAACTCAGTCACTTTTGTGTATATTAACCCATTAATTTTGTCTAAGAGACACGAGTTATCTTTTGTATCTCTAGCATTGTTAATCAACGGTGTTGCTGGAGTAATAGGAACATCACTCGGCGGAGTCTTTGCAGATAAAATTACAAGTAAGTGTTGGTTGATGATATCAGTATCAATCTTCATTATCATGATGCTTGTGTTAAACCAATTACTTGCAGGAACTGTTATTCTACTCATTGGATTGTTTGTATGGAATATTATGCAGTGGAGTACGAACCCTGCGATTCAAAGTGGGATTATTGAACACGTTGAAGGTGATACAAGCCAAGTAATGAGTTGGAATATGTCATGTCTGAACGCCGGTATTGGTTTTGGTGGCATCGTTGGAGGATTAGTGATATCTCATATTAATGTTCAAACCATAACCTATACAAGTGCTATAATTGGCTTACTCGGACTTATTGTTGTTTTAACTTTAAAGAACATTCATTACGCTAAAAATTAA
- a CDS encoding DUF1307 domain-containing protein: MKKVISLIAVLVLSVVALSACSKEQTKTYEGDVNGKYVITSLTYTDDEVLKQSTIGTVKYDDLGIDQSQAKEMLKKDEKAFKGVKGVTYKVDYKDQKAVEHIDVDYKKVDVDKLKKNLGFESAKAKKKDYVSMKKLVKQLKRNGLKEKSKMNDE; encoded by the coding sequence ATGAAAAAAGTGATTTCTCTTATAGCAGTGTTAGTTCTAAGTGTGGTTGCACTTTCTGCGTGTAGTAAGGAACAAACGAAGACATATGAGGGAGACGTTAACGGTAAGTATGTCATTACGTCATTAACATATACGGATGACGAAGTACTTAAGCAATCTACCATTGGAACGGTTAAATATGATGATTTAGGGATTGATCAATCACAAGCTAAAGAAATGTTAAAAAAAGATGAGAAAGCTTTTAAAGGCGTTAAAGGTGTAACGTATAAAGTCGATTACAAAGATCAAAAAGCTGTCGAGCATATAGATGTCGATTATAAAAAAGTAGACGTAGATAAATTGAAAAAGAATTTAGGTTTCGAGTCTGCTAAAGCTAAGAAAAAAGATTATGTAAGTATGAAGAAATTAGTTAAACAATTGAAACGTAACGGTTTGAAAGAGAAAAGCAAAATGAATGATGAATAA
- a CDS encoding SDR family oxidoreductase — protein MKRLENKIVVVTGASTGIGQGSAKVLANEGAHVLALDISDKLDDTVKEINEAGGQATAYKVDISNEHQVEQFAEEAKDKYGRIDVIFNNAGVDHGAGRIHEYPVEVFDKIMAVDMRGTFLVTKFLLPLMMDHGGSIINTASFSGQAADLYRSGYNAAKGGVINFTKSIAIEYGRENIRANAIAPGTIETPLVDNLAGTSEDEAVKTFRENQKWVTPLGRLGTPDEVGKLVTFLASDDSSFITGETIRIDGGVMAYTWPGEMLSDDSWKNSTK, from the coding sequence ATGAAACGTTTAGAAAACAAAATTGTAGTAGTAACCGGCGCAAGTACAGGTATAGGCCAAGGTTCTGCAAAGGTCTTAGCCAATGAAGGTGCACATGTCTTAGCATTAGACATTTCTGATAAGTTAGATGACACAGTGAAGGAAATTAATGAGGCTGGTGGTCAAGCTACAGCCTATAAAGTAGATATTTCCAATGAACATCAAGTAGAACAATTTGCCGAGGAAGCTAAAGATAAATATGGTCGTATCGACGTGATATTTAATAATGCAGGTGTAGATCATGGTGCGGGTCGTATTCATGAATATCCAGTAGAGGTCTTCGATAAAATTATGGCTGTAGATATGAGAGGAACTTTCTTAGTAACTAAGTTCTTATTACCTTTAATGATGGATCATGGTGGCTCTATCATTAATACGGCATCATTCTCAGGTCAAGCAGCTGACTTGTATCGTTCTGGTTACAACGCTGCTAAAGGTGGCGTGATTAACTTTACAAAATCTATTGCCATTGAATATGGTCGTGAAAATATTCGTGCAAACGCGATAGCACCTGGTACAATCGAAACACCATTAGTTGATAATTTAGCAGGTACCTCTGAAGATGAAGCGGTTAAAACATTCCGTGAAAATCAAAAATGGGTTACACCTTTAGGCCGTTTGGGTACGCCTGATGAAGTAGGTAAACTAGTGACATTCCTTGCTTCTGATGACAGTTCATTTATTACAGGTGAAACGATTCGTATCGATGGTGGTGTGATGGCATATACATGGCCTGGTGAAATGTTAAGTGACGATAGTTGGAAGAATTCAACGAAATAA
- a CDS encoding FMN-binding glutamate synthase family protein: MSILTTMQFIVNIIIMIVLLGIVIMSLIWLFKDKGQDQHSVLRNFPVLGRIRYISEKIGPELRQYFFADDNEGKPFSRNDYKHIVLAGKYNSRMTSYGTQREYKDGFYIQNTMFPLQASELHVDNSDLISTFLYQIENERLFSRDEHRKRSQIDPFFLSDEHAVVLGPELKHPYKVKRLVGQSGMSYGALGRNAITALSKGLSKAGTWMNTGEGGLSDYHLKGDGDIIFQIGPGLFGVRDKEGHFNKDMFLQLADRENIRAFELKLAQGAKTRGGHMEGNKVTEEIAKIRNVKPHETINSPNRFDFIKNPEDLLKFVDQIKNLGQKPVGFKIVVSKVDEIEKLVKTMVQLDTYPSFITVDGGEGGTGATFQELEDSVGLPLLTALPIVSGMLEKYGVRDKIKIFASGKLITPDKIAIALGLGADLVNIARGMMISVGCIMSQQCHLNTCPVGVATTDPKKEKALIVDEKQYRVTNYVTSLHEGLFNIAAAVGVNSPTEITSEHIIYRELDGATQKIKDYKLKLIS, encoded by the coding sequence ATGTCTATATTGACAACGATGCAATTTATAGTCAATATCATCATAATGATTGTGCTATTAGGTATTGTTATCATGAGTTTAATTTGGCTATTTAAAGATAAAGGTCAAGATCAACATAGTGTACTTAGAAATTTTCCAGTTTTAGGACGTATCCGTTATATCTCTGAAAAAATAGGGCCCGAACTTCGTCAGTACTTCTTCGCTGATGATAATGAAGGTAAACCATTTTCAAGAAATGATTATAAACATATTGTTCTTGCAGGTAAATATAACTCTCGCATGACGAGTTACGGTACTCAAAGAGAATATAAAGATGGGTTTTACATACAAAACACAATGTTTCCATTACAAGCCTCAGAATTACATGTCGATAATTCAGATTTAATCTCAACATTTTTATATCAAATTGAAAACGAACGATTATTTAGTCGTGATGAACACAGAAAAAGATCTCAAATCGATCCTTTCTTCTTATCAGATGAACATGCAGTTGTCCTAGGACCTGAACTTAAACATCCATATAAAGTAAAACGTTTAGTAGGACAATCAGGTATGAGTTATGGTGCTCTCGGTAGAAATGCTATAACTGCTTTATCAAAAGGGTTATCTAAAGCAGGCACTTGGATGAATACTGGTGAAGGTGGGCTATCAGATTACCATCTTAAGGGTGATGGTGATATCATTTTCCAAATTGGCCCAGGACTTTTTGGCGTGAGAGATAAAGAAGGACACTTTAATAAAGACATGTTTTTACAATTGGCTGATCGTGAAAATATTCGCGCATTTGAATTAAAGTTAGCTCAAGGCGCTAAAACACGTGGTGGTCATATGGAAGGCAATAAAGTTACAGAAGAAATTGCTAAAATTCGTAATGTTAAACCCCATGAAACAATTAATTCACCAAACCGTTTTGACTTTATTAAAAATCCAGAAGACTTACTCAAATTTGTTGATCAAATTAAGAATCTAGGTCAAAAACCTGTAGGATTTAAAATCGTAGTAAGTAAAGTTGATGAAATCGAAAAACTAGTAAAAACAATGGTTCAACTCGATACTTATCCAAGTTTTATCACTGTCGATGGCGGTGAAGGTGGTACGGGGGCTACTTTCCAAGAACTTGAAGATAGTGTCGGATTACCTTTACTTACCGCACTACCCATCGTCTCAGGTATGTTAGAAAAATATGGTGTCAGAGATAAAATTAAAATATTTGCATCTGGTAAACTCATCACACCCGATAAAATTGCCATTGCGTTAGGTTTAGGTGCTGATTTAGTAAATATTGCTAGAGGTATGATGATTAGTGTTGGTTGCATCATGAGTCAACAATGTCACTTAAATACATGTCCAGTTGGTGTCGCTACAACTGATCCTAAAAAAGAAAAAGCGCTCATCGTTGATGAGAAACAATACCGTGTGACAAATTATGTAACTAGTTTACATGAAGGTTTATTTAATATCGCAGCAGCTGTTGGTGTTAATAGTCCGACTGAAATCACATCAGAACATATTATTTATAGAGAGCTTGATGGAGCTACTCAAAAAATTAAAGATTATAAACTTAAATTAATTTCATAA